From one Lotus japonicus ecotype B-129 chromosome 3, LjGifu_v1.2 genomic stretch:
- the LOC130742641 gene encoding uncharacterized protein LOC130742641 produces the protein MANASCIIELEPKTLSQVQLTQAREVAAEVVQKLEPSEASAVFVEGLVHPIMEVTSHMDENGGPVEKLIDCTEKSEAVADEKVCHCQCSCSVENHFHVSLKEPLSAPF, from the exons ATGGCAAATGCCTCTTGCATCATTGAACTGGAGCCTAAGACTCTAAGTCAAGTGCAGCTCACCCAAGCAAGG GAAGTAGCTGCAGAGGTAGTTCAGAAGTTGGAACCAAGTGAAGCTTCAGCTGTATTTGTTGAG GGGCTTGTACATCCAATAATGGAGGTGACGTCGCATATGGATGAAAATGGAGGCCCTGTTGAGAAGCTAATAGATTGCACAGAGAAGTCTGAGGCTGTGGCTGATGAGAAAGTCTGCCATTGCCAATGCTCGTGCTCTGTTGAAAACCATTTTCATGTTAGCCTAAAAGAGCCCCTTTCTGCACCATTTTGA
- the LOC130745939 gene encoding GATA transcription factor 9-like isoform X1 — protein MEAPEYFVGGYYGAGGQDQFSPAEKRHTDQKPGEPFAIDDLFDFSNADAIMSDGFFDNVAGNSTDSSTVTAVDSCNSSISGGDNNRFAAAIVPRGFASDLHLSGELCVPQYDEMAELEWLSNFVEDSFSAEEELRTLKLLSGAAATTTVGTKPQTPESSSSTDTLPPFAADDSTRNAPFLISETPLPGKARSKRSRPAPGDWSTRLLHLVSPSDAPSQQQKVAPVKKREGLNTECTGRKCLHCGAEKTPQWRTGPMGPKTLCNACGVRFKSGRLVAEYRPAASPTFVSARHSNSHRKVLELRRQKDMQRQQQQQLMSQSSIFGGSNGGDEFMIRHHHQHHHHQQQQQQQQQQHCGPEFRHVI, from the exons ATGGAGGCGCCGGAATACTTCGTCGGTGGCTATTACGGCGCCGGAGGACAGGACCAATTCTCGCCGGCGGAGAAACGCCACACCGACCAGAAACCCGGCGAGCCTTTTGCCATCGACGACCTCTTCGATTTCTCCAATGCCGATGCTATTATGTCCGATGGTTTCTTCGACAATGTCGCCGGAAACTCCACCGACTCCTCCACCGTCACCGCCGTTGACAGCTGCAACTCCTCAATTTCCGGCGGAGACAACAACCGCTTCGCCGCCGCCATTGTCCCCCGTGGCTTCGCCAGTGATCTCCACCTCTCCGGCGAGCTCTGTGTTCCG CAGTATGATGAAATGGCTGAACTGGAATGGCTCTCGAATTTCGTGGAAGACTCGTTCTCCGCGGAGGAGGAGCTGAGAACGCTGAAGCTTCTCTCTGGCGCCGCCGCTACCACCACCGTAGGCACCAAGCCGCAGACTCCggaatcctcctcctccaccgaCACTCTCCCGCCGTTCGCCGCGGATGACAGCACCCGCAACGCGCCGTTCCTCATCTCGGAAACCCCGCTCCCGGGGAAGGCGCGGAGCAAGCGGTCGCGACCGGCGCCGGGGGACTGGTCCACGCGCCTCCTCCATTTGGTCTCTCCCTCCGACGCGCCTTCGCAGCAACAGAAGGTTGCGCCGGTGAAGAAGCGGGAGGGGCTGAACACGGAGTGCACCGGGAGGAAATGCCTCCACTGCGGCGCGGAGAAGACGCCGCAGTGGCGGACGGGGCCGATGGGGCCGAAGACCCTCTGCAATGCGTGTGGTGTGAGGTTCAAGTCCGGGAGGTTGGTGGCGGAGTATCGTCCGGCGGCGAGCCCGACGTTTGTGTCGGCGCGGCACTCGAATTCTCACCGGAAGGTTTTGGAGCTGAGGAGGCAGAAGGACATGCAgcggcagcagcagcagcaactgATGAGTCAGAGTTCGATTTTCGGCGGATCCAACGGTGGAGATGAGTTCATGATCCGtcatcatcatcagcatcatcaccatcagcagcagcagcagcagcagcagcagcagcattgTGGGCCAGAGTTTAGGCATGTTATCTAG
- the LOC130745939 gene encoding GATA transcription factor 9-like isoform X2, whose protein sequence is MEAPEYFVGGYYGAGGQDQFSPAEKRHTDQKPGEPFAIDDLFDFSNADAIMSDGFFDNVAGNSTDSSTVTAVDSCNSSISGGDNNRFAAAIVPRGFASDLHLSGELCVPYDEMAELEWLSNFVEDSFSAEEELRTLKLLSGAAATTTVGTKPQTPESSSSTDTLPPFAADDSTRNAPFLISETPLPGKARSKRSRPAPGDWSTRLLHLVSPSDAPSQQQKVAPVKKREGLNTECTGRKCLHCGAEKTPQWRTGPMGPKTLCNACGVRFKSGRLVAEYRPAASPTFVSARHSNSHRKVLELRRQKDMQRQQQQQLMSQSSIFGGSNGGDEFMIRHHHQHHHHQQQQQQQQQQHCGPEFRHVI, encoded by the exons ATGGAGGCGCCGGAATACTTCGTCGGTGGCTATTACGGCGCCGGAGGACAGGACCAATTCTCGCCGGCGGAGAAACGCCACACCGACCAGAAACCCGGCGAGCCTTTTGCCATCGACGACCTCTTCGATTTCTCCAATGCCGATGCTATTATGTCCGATGGTTTCTTCGACAATGTCGCCGGAAACTCCACCGACTCCTCCACCGTCACCGCCGTTGACAGCTGCAACTCCTCAATTTCCGGCGGAGACAACAACCGCTTCGCCGCCGCCATTGTCCCCCGTGGCTTCGCCAGTGATCTCCACCTCTCCGGCGAGCTCTGTGTTCCG TATGATGAAATGGCTGAACTGGAATGGCTCTCGAATTTCGTGGAAGACTCGTTCTCCGCGGAGGAGGAGCTGAGAACGCTGAAGCTTCTCTCTGGCGCCGCCGCTACCACCACCGTAGGCACCAAGCCGCAGACTCCggaatcctcctcctccaccgaCACTCTCCCGCCGTTCGCCGCGGATGACAGCACCCGCAACGCGCCGTTCCTCATCTCGGAAACCCCGCTCCCGGGGAAGGCGCGGAGCAAGCGGTCGCGACCGGCGCCGGGGGACTGGTCCACGCGCCTCCTCCATTTGGTCTCTCCCTCCGACGCGCCTTCGCAGCAACAGAAGGTTGCGCCGGTGAAGAAGCGGGAGGGGCTGAACACGGAGTGCACCGGGAGGAAATGCCTCCACTGCGGCGCGGAGAAGACGCCGCAGTGGCGGACGGGGCCGATGGGGCCGAAGACCCTCTGCAATGCGTGTGGTGTGAGGTTCAAGTCCGGGAGGTTGGTGGCGGAGTATCGTCCGGCGGCGAGCCCGACGTTTGTGTCGGCGCGGCACTCGAATTCTCACCGGAAGGTTTTGGAGCTGAGGAGGCAGAAGGACATGCAgcggcagcagcagcagcaactgATGAGTCAGAGTTCGATTTTCGGCGGATCCAACGGTGGAGATGAGTTCATGATCCGtcatcatcatcagcatcatcaccatcagcagcagcagcagcagcagcagcagcagcattgTGGGCCAGAGTTTAGGCATGTTATCTAG
- the LOC130745940 gene encoding homeobox-leucine zipper protein ATHB-15-like: MSCKDGSKNAMDIGKYVRYTPEQVEALERLYHECPKPSSIRRQQLIRECAILSNIEPRQIKVWFQNRRCREKQRKEGFRLQAVNRKLTAMNKLLMEENDRLQKQVSQLVYENSYFRQNTPNTTLATKDTSCESAVTSGQHSLTTQHPPRDASPAGLLSIAEETLAEFLSKATGTAVEWVQMPGMKPGPDSIGIVAISHGCTGVAARACGLVGLEPTRVAEILKDRPLWFRDCRTVDVLNVLPTANAGTIELLYMQLYAPTTLAPARDFWLLRYTSVLEDGSLVICERSLKNTQNGTSMPPVQHFIRADILPSGYLIRACEGGGSIIHIVDHMDLKPWSVPEVLRPLYESSTVLAQKITMAALRQLRQISHEVSQPNVTGWGRRPAALRVLTQRLSRGFNEALNGFTDEGWPVMSNDGVDDVTILVNSSPDKLMGLNLSFANGFPSVSNAVLCAKASMLLQNVPPAILLRFLREHRSEWADNNMDAYTAAAIKVGPCSLPGSRMGNYGGQVTLPLAHTIEHEELLEVIKLEGVAYSPEDTIMPREVFLLQLCSGMDENAVGTCAELIFAPIDASFADDAPLLPSGFRIIPLEAGKEASSPNRTLDLASALDIGPARNRASNDNAGSSGCTRSVMTMAFEFAFESHMQEHVASMARQYVRSIISSVQRVALALSPSHLSSHAGLRTPLGTPEAQTLAHWICNSYRCYLGVELLKSNNEGSESLLKSLWHHSDAILCCTLKASPVFTFSNQAGLDMLETTLVALQDITLEKIFDDHGRKILFSEFPQIIQQGFACLQGGLCLSSMGRPVSYERVVAWKVLNEEENAHCICFMFVNWSFV; the protein is encoded by the exons ATGTCCTGCAAGGATGGAAGCAAGAACGCGATGGATATTGGCAAGTATGTTCGTTACACGCCGGAGCAGGTTGAAGCCCTCGAGAGGCTTTATCACGAGTGCCCTAAGCCCAGTTCCATTCGCCGCCAGCAGCTCATACGCGAGTGCGCTATTCTCTCCAACATTGAGCCTAGGCAGATCAAAGTTTGGTTCCAGAACAGAAG ATGTAGAGAGAAGCAGAGAAAAGAAGGTTTTCGTCTGCAAGCTGTTAATAGGAAGTTGACTGCCATGAACAAGCTGCTGATGGAGGAAAATGATAGGTTGCAGAAGCAGGTGTCTCAACTGGTGTATGAAAATAGCTATTTTCGTCAAAACACCCCAAAC ACTACGCTGGCAACCAAAGACACAAGCTGTGAATCAGCGGTGACGAGTGGTCAGCACAGTTTGACAACTCAACATCCCCCGAGGGATGCAAGTCCTGCAGG GCTTTTGTCCATTGCAGAAGAAACTTTAGCAGAATTTCTTTCAAAGGCTACTGGAACTGCTGTTGAGTGGGTCCAAATGCCTGGAATGAAG CCTGGTCCGGATTCCATTGGAATCGTTGCTATTTCTCATGGTTGCACTGGTGTGGCAGCAAGAGCCTGCGGTCTAGTGGGACTAGAACCCACAAGG GTCGCTGAAATCCTCAAAGATCGGCCTTTGTGGTTTCGCGATTGCAGAACTGTTGATGTTCTCAATGTGCTGCCCACCGCAAATGCTGGAACCATTGAGCTGCTTTATATGCAG CTATATGCACCAACCACATTGGCACCTGCTCGAGATTTTTGGTTGTTGCGCTACACTTCTGTTTTAGAAGATGGCAGCCTAGTG ATCTGTGAGAGGTCTCTTAAAAATACTCAAAATGGTACTAGCATGCCTCCAGTGCAACATTTTATTAGAGCGGATATTCTTCCCAGTGGGTACCTGATACGAGCTTGTGAAGGAGGGGGTTCCATCATCCACATTGTTGATCATATGGATTTGAAG CCATGGAGTGTGCCAGAAGTACTGCGTCCACTGTATGAATCGTCAACAGTGCTGGCTCAGAAGATCACTATGGCG GCCCTACGTCAGTTAAGGCAGATTTCACATGAGGTTTCTCAGCCTAATGTCACTGGGTGGGGTAGACGTCCGGCAGCTCTACGAGTACTTACCCAGAGATTGAGCCG GGGTTTCAATGAGGCACTCAATGGATTTACTGATGAGGGATGGCCAGTGATGAGCAATGACGGTGTAGATGATGTTACTATTCTAGTGAATTCGTCCCCTGATAAGTTAATGGGTCTGAATCTTTCCTTTGCCAATGGATTCCCTTCTGTCAGTAATGCAGTGCTATGTGCTAAAGCGTCAATGCTACTACAG AATGTGCCCCCAGCTATTCTCCTAAGGTTTCTACGGGAGCATAGATCAGAGTGGGCAGACAACAATATGGATGCTTACACAGCTGCTGCCATTAAAGTCGGCCCTTGTAGCTTACCAGGATCTCGCATGGGAAATTATGGGGGTCAAGTTACACTCCCTCTAGCGCACACTATTGAGCATGAGGAG TTATTGGAAGTCATTAAATTGGAAGGAGTTGCTTATTCTCCTGAAGACACAATAATGCCCAGAGAAGTATTTCTTTTGCAA ctCTGCAGTGGAATGGATGAGAATGCTGTTGGCACCTGTGCTGAACTTATATTTGCTCCAATTGATGCTTCCTTTGCTGATGATGCCCCACTTCTACCTTCTGGATTTCGCATCATTCCTCTTGAAGCTGGAAAG GAAGCTTCCAGCCCTAATCGCACCCTTGACCTTGCATCTGCCCTTGACATTGGCCCCGCCAGAAACCGAGCTTCAAATGATAATGCTGGAAGTTCTGGCTGTACCAGATCTGTGATGACAATGGCATTTGAGTTTGCATTTGAAAGTCATATGCAAGAGCATGTAGCATCTATGGCTCGTCAATATGTTCGCAGCATTATTTCATCAGTCCAAAGGGTAGCATTAGCACTTTCTCCTTCTCATTTGAGTTCACATGCTGGGCTTAGGACACCATTAGGTACTCCTGAAGCACAAACCCTTGCTCATTGGATCTGCAATAGTTATAG GTGCTACTTGGGTGTGGAGCTACTTAAATCTAATAATGAGGGGAGTGAATCTTTACTGAAGTCCTTGTGGCATCATTCGGATGCTATATTATGCTGTACTCTAAAG GCATCACCAGTATTCACTTTCTCAAACCAGGCGGGGCTTGACATGCTCGAGACTACCCTGGTAGCATTACAAGATATAACTTTGGAGAAAATATTTGATGATCATGGACGAAAAATTCTCTTTTCAGAGTTTCCCCAGATTATTCAACAG GGTTTTGCATGTCTTCAAGGTGGTCTTTGTCTCTCAAGCATGGGGCGACCTGTCTCATACGAGAGAGTTGTTGCTTGGAAGGTgctgaatgaagaagaaaatgctcATTGTATTTGCTTTATGTTTGTGAACTGGTCTTTTGTTTGA